One segment of Balaenoptera ricei isolate mBalRic1 chromosome 8, mBalRic1.hap2, whole genome shotgun sequence DNA contains the following:
- the ART1 gene encoding GPI-linked NAD(P)(+)--arginine ADP-ribosyltransferase 1 has protein sequence MQTPAMMSLLLVSMGLMEALQAQSHPITRRDLFSREMPLDMALASFDDQYAGCAAAMAAALPDLNRTEFQANKVYADVWAQASSQWQERQAWGLKWGLSPTRLPPPTGFREEHGVALLAYTANSPLHKEFNVAVREAGRSRAHYLHHFSFKTLHFLLTEALQLLGRGQRPPQCRQVFRGVQGLRFRPAGPGATVRLGGFASASLQNVAAQQFGEDTFFGIWTCLGAPIKGYSFFPGEEEVLIPPFETFQVINASRPAQGPARIYLRALGKRSTYNCEYIKDKQCKSGPCRLDNSAVGQGPLSAVWSLLLLLWFLVGEAFPESPGLL, from the exons ATGCAGACCCCTGCCATGATGTCTCTGCTGCTCGTGTCCATGGGCCTCATGGAAGCACTTCAG GCCCAGAGCCACCCCATCACACGACGAGACCTCTTCTCTCGAGAAATGCCCCTGGACATGGCCCTGGCCTCCTTTGACGACCAGTATGCTGGCTGTGCCGCAGCCATGGCGGCGGCTCTCCCGGATCTCAACCGCACGGAGTTCCAGGCCAACAAAGTGTACGCCGATGTCTGGGCTCAGGCAAGCAGCCAGTGGCAGGAGCGCCAGGCCTGGGGACTCAAGTGGGGCCTCAGCCCTACCCGTCTGCCCCCGCCCACGGGCTTCCGAGAAGAGCATGGGGTGGCCCTCCTGGCCTACACAGCTAACAGCCCCCTGCACAAAGAATTCAACGTGGCCGTGCGCGAGGCTGGCCGCTCCCGGGCCCACTACCTCCACCACTTCTCCTTCAAGACCCTCCACTTTCTGCTGACCGAGGCCCTGCAGCTGCTGGGCAGGGGCCAGCGTCCACCCCAGTGCCGCCAGGTGTTCCGAGGGGTGCAGGGCCTGCGCTTCCGGCCAGCAGGGCCTGGGGCCACCGTCAGGCTGGGGGGCTTTGCCTCTGCATCCCTGCAGAATGTTGCAGCCCAGCAGTTTGGGGAAGACACCTTCTTTGGCATCTGGACCTGCCTCGGGGCCCCTATCAAGGGCTACTCCTTCttccctggggaggaggaggtgctGATCCCTCCCTTCGAGACCTTCCAGGTGATCAATGCCAGCAGACCAGCCCAGGGCCCCGCCCGCATCTACCTCCGGGCCCTGGGCAAGCGCAGCACATACAACTGCGAGTACATCAAAG ACAAGCAGTGCAAGTCAGGGCCCTGCCGTCTGGATAACTCAG CCGTGGGTCAGGGCCCCCTTTCTGCAGTCTGGTCCCTTCTACTGCTGCTCTGGTTCCTTGTTGGAGAAGCCTTTCCAGAGAGTCCAGGACTCCTCTAA
- the CHRNA10 gene encoding neuronal acetylcholine receptor subunit alpha-10 — protein MGPGSHRLSLSFSVSSLGLLLLLPLLPECFGAEGRLAHKLFRDLFANYTSALRPVADTDQALNVTLEVTLSQIIDMDERNQVLTLYLWIRQEWTDAYLRWDPDAYGGLDAIRIPSSLVWRPDIILYNKADAQAPASASTNVVLRHDGAVRWDAPAITRSSCRVDVSAFPFDAQRCGLTFGSWTHSGHQLDVQPRGAAASLADFVENVEWRVLGMPARRRVLTYGCCSEPYPDVTFTLLLRRRAAAYVCNLLLPCVLISLLAPLAFHLPADSGEKVSLGVTVLLALTVFQLLLAESMPPAESVPLIGKYYMATMTMVTFSTALTILIMNLHYCGPSARPVPAWARALLLGRLARGLCVWERGESCGQSRPPESSPSPQPPDREAGPPAGPCREPRCLCHQEALLRHVATITNTFHRHRAAQRCHEDWKCLARVMDRFFLGIFFSMALVMSLLVLVQAL, from the exons ATGGGGCCCGGGAGCCACCGCCTCAGCCTCAGCTTCTCTGTCTCCAGTCTGGGCCTCCTGCTCCTGCTCCCACTCCTGCCAG AGTGCTTCGGAGCCGAGGGCAGGCTGGCACACAAGCTGTTCCGAGACCTCTTTGCCAACTACACAAGTGCCCTGAGACCTGTGGCAGACACAGACCAGGCTCTGAACGTGACCCTGGAAGTGACGTTGTCCCAGATCATCGACATG GATGAGCGGAACCAGGTGCTGACCCTGTACCTGTGGATCCGACAGGAGTGGACAGATGCCTACCTACGATGGGACCCTGACGCCTATGGTGGCCTGGATGCCATCCGCATCCCCAGCAGTCTCGTGTGGCGGCCGGACATCATACTCTATAACAA GGCGGACGCGCAGGCGCCAGCCTCAGCCAGCACCAATGTGGTCCTGCGGCACGACGGCGCCGTGCGTTGGGACGCGCCGGCCATCACGCGCAGCTCGTGCCGCGTGGATGTGTCGGCCTTCCCATTCGACGCGCAGCGCTGCGGCCTGACGTTCGGCTCGTGGACGCACAGCGGGCACCAGCTGGACGTACAGCCGCGCGGCGCCGCCGCCAGTCTGGCCGACTTTGTGGAGAACGTGGAGTGGCGCGTGCTGGGCATGCCGGCCCGGCGGCGCGTGCTCACCTACGGCTGCTGCTCCGAGCCCTACCCGGACGTGACCTTCACGCTGCTGCTGCGCCGCCGCGCCGCCGCCTACGTGTGCAACCTGCTGCTGCCCTGCGTGCTCATCTCGCTGCTGGCGCCTCTGGCCTTCCACCTGCCCGCCGACTCGGGCGAGAAGGTGTCGCTCGGCGTCACCGTGCTGCTGGCGCTCACCGTCTTCCAGCTGCTCCTGGCCGAGAGCATGCCGCCGGCCGAGAGCGTGCCGCTCATCG GAAAGTACTACATGGCCACCATGACCATGGTCACCTTCTCCACAGCGCTCACCATCCTTATCATGAACCTGCATTACTGTGGTCCCAGTGCCCGCCCAGTGCCAGCCTGGGCTCGGGCCCTCCTGCTGGGACGCCTGGCGCGGGGCCTGTGTGTGTGGGAACGAGGGGAGTCCTGTGGGCAGTCTAGACCTCCTGAgtcatcccccagcccccagcctcctgACAGAGAAGCTGGCCCACCAGCAGGCCCTTGCCGTGAGCCTCGGTGTCTGTGCCATCAGGAAGCCCTGCTGCGCCATGTAGCCACCATCACCAACACCTTCCACAGACACAGGGCTGCCCAGCGCTGCCATGAGGACTGGAAGTGCCTGGCCCGTGTCATGGACCGTTTCTTCCTGGGCATCTTCTTCTCCATGGCCCTGGTGATGAGCCTTCTCGTGCTGGTGCAGGCCCTGTGA